One segment of Massilia sp. Se16.2.3 DNA contains the following:
- the rpsU gene encoding 30S ribosomal protein S21, translating to MTTIRLKENEPFEVAMRRFKRTIEKTGLLTELRAREFYEKPTAERKRKLAAAVKRHYKRIRSQQLPKKLY from the coding sequence AAAACGAGCCGTTCGAAGTCGCAATGCGTCGCTTCAAGCGCACCATCGAAAAAACCGGTCTGCTGACCGAACTGCGCGCTCGCGAGTTCTACGAAAAGCCAACCGCAGAGCGCAAGCGCAAGCTGGCAGCTGCCGTGAAGCGTCACTACAAGCGCATCCGCAGCCAGCAACTGCCGAAGAAACTGTACTAA